acgtaacaacTGGCTGCAccagatagatggtaatttccagatgatgggactggaccgcgtgtctgcctggggggttgcaaaccgagTTGTTTTGCCGCGTagtcaacttgacttgacttaacttaattctttggattggcatttgatttttaatattggCCTTTAGGGATAACATtgctttatttgtattaatactgatagttttttgttaataaaataacatttttatagtgattttcaaagaaaatgaaacataacaaatataataaaaatgttaagctaAAGCTAGGAGAAACAAAATctgttacaaaatatatacattgctcagaaaaattaagggaaaacttaatcatcacagtctgaCACCAAGTCAGTTCAGCTTCAgaaatatcaatctgtccagttaggaagtataagtaattgtgaatcaacttcacctgctttggtgcaaatgaaagtgacaacagttgCACTGGTGAGGCAACAGAAAGAGAACCTCCAAAAAATGGGAAGGGTTTTGCATGTgttggccacagacaattgctctctccttatccttcctgaatGATTGTtctcttgttttgtgttttgctgaGTCACTTTATGagttgccatgatgaaattcacGCAAGATGGATCaacctgtgatttcaatttttaactttgattttggtGTGATATCGAATCCAGACCTCAATGGGTTTGTGACTTTGGTTCCTGTTGACCATTGTTACATTATTTTGCTCTCAACAAATTACATAGTactactcagtaaagattttccacttgagtATTTTGTTCATCGAGGTCCAATGTGTGATtgaagtgttcccttaatttttttgagcagtgtatattacTTACGTATAAGCTTTGTATTAATTCATCCAGATAGACTGTAAAATCTATATactttaaaactaaacaaaaacagaaaaatttaacaaaaaaatctcaaacaaACCTCAGTACTTGATTTGTTCGACTTGGTTTTGGCTCGTTGTTTTCGCATATAGTCAGCACTGAAGTGGGCAAAAGCATACTCAACTAAAGCAGCAAACACAAACACGTAACAGATCCAGAAATAGACATCTAGAGCCTTAATAGAAGAGGCTCGGGGAAGAGAAGATCTGGCACTGACCATCAGGGTTGTCATTGTCAGTACTGTAGTGATTCCTGAGAAGGGTAAAACAATGacagaattaaagcaaaagagAACTAAGTTAAATTGGGCATAAACAATGTTCACAAATTTATATTAAGCTCTCATAGATTTACCCACTTTTTAACTGCTTGTGATGCCAccaaacaatatactgtaaacacaAAAATCTCTAGTGAGTTATTCCTGTATTTGAAGGCTATCGGAAGAAATAACACAGAAATATTGCTTCTTTCACTTATAATATGTGTCTCTCATTGTAAATCTGTAGTAACATTCCACACATCTGCATGGGAAGCCTTAGTTTGGTCaatgtgattttcatggacacaTAACATGTTAAAAACTCACATAAATATTCTCTGCTGTCAACCATGTTTGGCAGCCATaaagttatacattttttaatgggcaaaaaaattgtataaggcaaaatcaagaacaaaaaaatgcatgCCCATATATTGCACAGtattacaaaatctttatttttacagGTAGATACACTAACTTAAACTGGTCTAAACTCAGATTCCCAGCTTATTTcgttaaagaaaaaacattcacacagaaattaaacttcTTTGCAGAGATGTAGAAGTAAGTTTGCTGTCAGCAAGCCGTCTTACCTTCAGCATTGTGTCTTTAGTCATGCATAGGAGATCTCCCATACTGTTCTAAATGGAATACTGCTGAGAATAGCTCTGTATTATGCAACTGAAGAAAACCTACTACTTTAAAGTGCAACAGTGTGTTAAACTGAATAAGGAAACCTGTGCTGTGCTCACACAGGGAAACTATAAGGCATCGGAAAGCATTAGTGTTTCAGTACAAAAAGTTATGCTGTTGAGGTAGCAGGACAGATTACCAGCAGCATATATAATTAATGTTATAACTGATGCCTAATATGATGCAGTGTTTCTAGGGAAACATAGTTCTAGGGAAAAATAGTTGGCtacacacataaaaaataaactgacacTGGAAATAATTACATGTTGGTACTTTTCAGAAAGTACTTTGTCAAGTTGAATTGCGACCtcttgtaataaaattaataaaaaaaaaaaataaaaaaaaaatgaattgcgaCCTCTAATGGCAGAATATTAGAAACACTTGTAGAACTTTTCTTACATATTTCCGGGTGAAAGATCAGGCTTCGCACGTCATTCGTTCCTTTGTTTACTTGCTACGCATTGTGAGAATAGTTTGTCCCTTTCTCCTATTACTTGAGCCATTAATGCTGTGCGTCCTTGCGGGAAAGTAAGTCTATTATTTgatataaagaggttcaaatgtttgttaaacTTACAAGTGCAgagtatttaaaatgtgtacttacagtggtgtgaaaaactatttgccccttcctgatttcttattcttttgcatgtttgtcacacaaaatgtttctgatcatcaaacacatttaaccattagtcaaatataacacaagtaaacacaaaatgcagtttttaaatgatggttttattatttaggagaaaaaaatccaaacctacatggccctgtgtgaaaagtaattgccccttgttaaaaaataacctaactgtggtgtatcacacctgagttcaatttccgtagccacccccaggcctgattactgccacacctgtttcaatcaagaaatcacttaaataggagctgcctgacacagagaagtagaccaaaagcacctcaaaagctagacatcatgccaagatccaaagaaattcaggaacaaatgagaacagaagtaattgagatctatcagtctggtataggttataaagccatttctaaagctttgggactacagcgaaccacagtgagagccattattcacaaatggcaaaaacatggaacagtggtgaaccttcccaggagtggccggccgaccaaaattaccccaagaacgcagagacaactcatccgagaggtcacaaaagaccccaggacaacgtctaaagaactgcaggcctcacttgcctcaattaaggtcagtgttcatgactccaccataagaaagagactgggcaaaaacggcctgcatggcagatttctaagacgcaaaccactgttaagcaaaagaacattagggctcgtctcaattttgctaagaaacatctcaatgattgccaagacttttgggaaaataccttgtggactgatgagacaaaagttgaactttttggaaggcaaatgtcccgttacatctggcgtaaaaggaacacagcatttcagaaaaagaacatcataccaacagtaaaatatggtggtggtagtgtgatggtctggggttgttttgctgcttcaggacctggaaggcttgctgtgatagatggaaccatgaattctactgtctaccaaaaaatcctgaaggagaatgtccggccatctgtttgtcaactcaagctaaagcgatcttgggtgctgcaacaggacaacgacccaaaacacaccagcaaaaccacctctgaatggctaaagaaaaacaaaatgaagactttggagtggcctagtcaaagtcctgacctgaatccaattgagatgctatggcatgaccttaaaaaggcggttcatgctagaaaaccctcaaataaagctgaattacaacaattctgcaaagatgagtgggccaaaattcctccagagcgctgtaaaagactcattgcaagttatcgcaaacgcttaattgcagttattgctgctaaaggtggcccaaccagttattaggttcagggggcaattactttttcacacagggccatgtaggtttggatttttttctccctaaataataaaaccatcatttaaaaactgcattttgtgtttacttgtgttatatttaactaatggttaaatgtgtttgatgatcagaaaaattttgtgtggcaaacatgcaaaagaataagaaatcaggaagggggcaaattgtttttcacaccactgtatatgtaacattgtgacttactgtatgtatttaatttaatttacagacCTCTATCTCTATCTGTTCTCTATACAATTTTACAGGCtacaaaatttgcaaaataaagtttgTGTATGCAATGAAATGGCAGATAAGGCCACCAATAATGAAAccttaatgtttttaataatgtactTCACATTTCCAAGGCAATTAAATGTACTGTGATTAAATCTTCATTAATGTaatctttacaacaaaatgtgTTATAAATGACCTTGCATTTTCAATATATGGGTtgttttcaattttcatttaaacTGTATACTTTCATAGcccaaaaaaacttttaagaaaaGTTCTTTTTTGGGAACCTCTACATTATGATATAACATAAAAGTTATCAGCAGTCAGATGGATAGCAAGTAAGGTAAGGGAGGATAATGGAAAAAGCTGCACTGTATTATGCATCCCATATGTCAAGACAAACATTTCATGGCTGAGACATCCAAAAAAATGAAGGATGTCCCTGGACGTTTAGTAAAGTTGGGTTAGTATCTCAGCCTGCTAGGGGGCAACAGCTATATTCTGTGGCTACAGTCCATGCTTCTGCAGAGGAGCCTGAGAGAAGTACATTAAGTAATGGTCTTGTACAGAAGTAGTCATTTATGGTCCTGGAGTTACACAGTGACTGCAGGCTTTTgctttaaccagtttcttaataatactactactactactaataataataataataataataatgcattctatttgtatagtgctttttccatgctcaagatttcttaattagaaccaaTTTATTTACTAATAAAGCAATATTTTAGTTAACTTGGATGCTACAATTAAGAGCCCTTAATTGCCTATTCTAGTCTTAAGCAGCTGTGTTAAGGTTTTAGTTGTTGCCTTTTTTCTTAACCAGATATCACTTAACAATGCGGTGCAAATGATAAGGGAACCACCAGCTTTCCAGCTagcatttttctgtttaaacCAGCATACATGCATCATAAATTATCTGTGTTAATAaaatcttttgaaataaataagagggaaggaacataaaaaatattaataaagttctcagaaaacaaaataacataatttttttttcttggataaAAGAAAGaactaacaagccatataattaaataccaagttgcTTCAACAGTTAGGCCTAATTACGAAACTAGCTGAAACAAAAACCTTCACTAAGGACCATAACTGAGTACTCATTCTATTATTATATGGGGAGAAGAAGAATCTGTAGGTACaacatttttgtcatttgaacctgaaatattaattattaaagtTATCATTTATTTGAAGTTCCAAAATTCAAGAAACAGTATTACCTATATTCCCTAATTTTGttgtctgttttctttctttgattttcttattgatttcatttcattattgacCTCACATATCCATGGTATTCAGTATTAATGTCATATTAGGTTTACTTCTTATATCAATTAAGATGGCTAATGAAAATCTCATTATTAATGCATTAATGCAATATTTAATTAAGTGTCTCTTACCTAATGATACTCTAGCAGGCACTGCTGACTGGCTGATCCAGAATGACACCCAGGACATTGCAACAAGTAATATAGATGGGACGTACGACTGAATGATGTAAACGCCTCGGTTTCTCCGCAATTGAAAATGAAGTCTGAGCCTTGGAAATCTTCCAGCTGtgcaataatgaacaaaaaaatgtgaatataaataacaatctggttaagtttgcaggtgataccaagGTAGGATTaccagataatctagaatccattatatcattacagaagaacttggacagcatataggttggggcctgcagtgggctggcgccctgcctggggtttgtttcctgtcttgcgccctttGTTAGcagggattggcaccagcagacccccatgatcctgtagttaggatatatcgggttggataatggatggatggataggttggggcagatttgtggcagatgaaatgcaatttaattacacctaggaagtaaaaatgtgaccaccagcagacccccgtgatcctgtagttaggatatatcgggttggataatggatggatggataggttggggcagatttgtggcagatgaaatgcaatttaattacacctaggaagtaaaaatgtgagttaTGAACATACAGTGAAACGTTTGAAAATTTAacgtacaccttatgaaaaggatttaggagttgtaatgGTCTTGTcactatcgacttccagacaatgttcagaagccattatgaaggctaacagaatgttagattatatagcacaatatgtggagtacaagtccaaggatgttatgctcaagcttttcAATGGACAGatcaggcctcatctggagtactgtgtgcagttttagtctctaggctacaaaagcGATATACGTAGCAGTACctgaaaaagtccagagaagagtgactacaCTGTTTCCAGGGAATAAGTTAAGaggattaaaatgattaaaataactgtgcttaagcaaaaggagattaaaaggtgacatgactgaagcatttaaaatcatgaaatgaatgagcacagtggatcgagactgttacctTAAAATGTGTTCAACAAGGAcaccgggacacagttggaaacttgttaatgttaaatttcacaccaacattaggaaggttttcttatACTGAGAACCATAGGCTGTGGGACTTTATGGAACTTAAAACATGAcctgatgttgttttggaggatCCAGTTCAAAACTCTTATCTTGACCTATAGTTCTTTGATTGGCTCCAATCCAAGGTCTCTCCATATGTCCTTTTAAGAAGTCTCCATTCTACCTCTGCCTGTGAACTAACCATTCCCTCTCTTGCCAGATGTGCCAGAATTGGACAATATTCCTCCATTCTTGCTTCAGTACTGTGGAATTATCTCCTTTCATCTATTCATACTGTCCCAAAAGCATTTTTTGGAAATGTACCTTTTCCTTAAATATTTTGGATCTCTTAGCTTCTCTCCTACAGGTTAGCTACTGTTGTACTTACAAAGAGTTTAGCATACAGATTTTTGTTCTAGTTTAGTTGATGGTATAATTATATAGTAGTTTTACTCCCTCGTGCATGCCTTATTATATTTATACTCTGTTGCTTTGATGCTTGCACCTTCATTCTTAtatgtattataacttgctttgtatgTAAAACATccactaaataaatatatatatataatctgtttTCCATTCTTTATTACTACTGTGTATACATTTGATAGGATAATAAGAATTATTAATAATAGATATTAGGTCATATGAAATATTGTTGATTGGTTATAGCTTAAAGTATTAAGTATTAAAGTATTagtattaatttgcatattcaatttaTCTTATGGCTATAACAAGGTAACACCAGGACTGTCCTGTTGAGTTTGTATTTTGATATCCTGCTCTCCTTGTTAACAAGATTATTTATCATAAGCAAACTCACTTGCCAAATAGAGTGCAACTCATTTCCTTGACAGAGCCAAAAATTCTCTGCTTTCAAATTCTGTTCCCATTTCTACACCTCCATTAATATCAAAGTAAATGTTACATTAccttttttaaagttcatcatcTCTGTGTTAAATCTGTAGTCAGTTATGGTGAACTGAGAAAGCTCAAGCTTATCAAGACCATGAATGTGTTCCTGACTCTCTGACCAGTGGTACACAATATCTTCTGAGGAATAGCCATCTGGGAGTAAAGATATGATCAGAAAACTGTATTGGGATCAAGAAAAGGCAAACAGTTATAGAAACATGATTCTTTCAGAAAATGTTATACAATTAGTTTTATTACTGTTAGATACTCTATAATACTACAAATATAATAAACTTACAGCTTTCAAGCTCTAGCATGCACTCTTGTTCATCCATTGGATATTTTGTAAGATCCATATCACATGCTACAGTGGATGTAATTCTGAAATGAAATCAATAGATTTAACATTCAATAAATCATTGTTATCTACTATGTCAATCTTGCGTACTATGtagaaaataaaactaacagatgtattaaTCATAAAGTCAGTAAAATAAATTTCTCACTCAATCTGTAGAACTGGTATGTTCTCAGAAGCACTATGGAGAATTGTATTAGTTCTGTTATGAACATAAATTTGACctaatgttttacaacaaaaacatttggaGTATGTCAAGGCTACAGCCTACTCACACTGTTTAAAAGACTGCCAAATATCAGATGCTTATGGGTGAGAATTGATACAAACcattttattttgtgacattGAAAGcttaaataaaaatctttaccTAATGCTGTAAAGAATAACACCATCTGGCTGTAGACGGATCAGCTTGTTTTCCACAGTGACATCATGGAACCAGGCAGATTTTGCATTCACGATAAATGTATCAGGAAGCCAGAGTTTATCCACAAAGCGACTGTCCAGACCCAGGgttttgtttgtatggttataGGTGAGACGCTCATCCCGCCAACTCTGACGAAGAAATACTGTCATTGTATACTCCTGGCAAAGaatattaaagtaaaacagtGCCTTGTTTGGTAATGTACCACttgaaataatatattttgcTGAACATGTTATGGTATCTGTAAATTTTCTCTTTGTGAGTTTGAGTACTGTGTGAACCATCAAACTGGCAAACCATCAAAGGCTGATTTCTGCCTTGTAGCTGATGTTGTCATAATACCCTTCAGGACTCAACAACATTCTACTGGAACACTTTCACCTTTTATTTGTAAACATGGGTGAGACAAAGTAATATTTTTCACGTTGTTGCCTTTTAGATCTCTAGTTCTGAAACCTATGCTACAGGCTTGGTTTGTGTGGCTTTTCTTCAGAGCATGTTCTTGCTCTGTTTGCAAGGGTTTTCCTACAAGTAAAattgttctcattaaaaaaaggccTAATGCAACCATGGCAGGTATGCTCCCAGTATGTTACAAAATTTAGAATATCTTTCAGTCAGTAAATGGTGGCAGCAAGCCACCACTGAATTGAGTGTATTCACTCCTCTGCTCGCAGAAAAATATGGGGCAAATCAACTGTGCATAAGCCTGTCAATTAAATTTCTAGTTGAAGGTTCTGCAGAAAACCTTAGTTATGGATTTGCTGCTCAATCTGAACAGAAAGCAATTAAATGTTAGATGttcattattaatgttattattattagtgaaaATAAAAGTAACTCAGCATATTAAGTATTCTCTGCATTGTGTCAAATTCATTACAACCACAAAAAGATCACAAGCTTAAACATTGTGGTCCACTAGGGTGGCACCGCCAGccgaacccgacacagacacacgtgggacacaagttcaatgcacactaggtttattttttctttttcccttgtgggaaatgcctttcccattccccacaagtatggaacagtccaagcacaaacacAGCACAAACAACGAATCCCTTCCTTTACTcgttttcttctcctccttcactcctcAGGTCAAGCTTCATCGCTCCTTCTCCCAgctctggctccccaagtagtggctgctggctccttttataatgcacccagaagtgcttcagatgCTTGACTActcatt
This portion of the Polypterus senegalus isolate Bchr_013 chromosome 6, ASM1683550v1, whole genome shotgun sequence genome encodes:
- the gabrd gene encoding gamma-aminobutyric acid receptor subunit delta isoform X1, translated to MTIPAFSVLCVVLMLVSHYRLIRAMNNIGEYIGTDIEISWLPNLDDLMMGYARNFRPGIGGPPVNVAMAIEVASIDHISEVNMEYTMTVFLRQSWRDERLTYNHTNKTLGLDSRFVDKLWLPDTFIVNAKSAWFHDVTVENKLIRLQPDGVILYSIRITSTVACDMDLTKYPMDEQECMLELESYGYSSEDIVYHWSESQEHIHGLDKLELSQFTITDYRFNTEMMNFKKAGRFPRLRLHFQLRRNRGVYIIQSYVPSILLVAMSWVSFWISQSAVPARVSLGITTVLTMTTLMVSARSSLPRASSIKALDVYFWICYVFVFAALVEYAFAHFSADYMRKQRAKTKSNKSSTESIVKNGQRAMVLFSLTVASMHQGLIYSRQQQSQKPPGVENGNTKAKKHESKIEKKGCLKSVFKPIDADTVDIYARAVFPAAFAAVNIIYWVAYTM
- the gabrd gene encoding gamma-aminobutyric acid receptor subunit delta isoform X2, yielding MTIPAFSVLCVVLMLVSHYRLIRAMNNIGEYIGTDIEISWLPNLDDLMMGYARNFRPGIGGPPVNVAMAIEVASIDHISEVNMSWRDERLTYNHTNKTLGLDSRFVDKLWLPDTFIVNAKSAWFHDVTVENKLIRLQPDGVILYSIRITSTVACDMDLTKYPMDEQECMLELESYGYSSEDIVYHWSESQEHIHGLDKLELSQFTITDYRFNTEMMNFKKAGRFPRLRLHFQLRRNRGVYIIQSYVPSILLVAMSWVSFWISQSAVPARVSLGITTVLTMTTLMVSARSSLPRASSIKALDVYFWICYVFVFAALVEYAFAHFSADYMRKQRAKTKSNKSSTESIVKNGQRAMVLFSLTVASMHQGLIYSRQQQSQKPPGVENGNTKAKKHESKIEKKGCLKSVFKPIDADTVDIYARAVFPAAFAAVNIIYWVAYTM
- the gabrd gene encoding gamma-aminobutyric acid receptor subunit delta isoform X3, whose product is MTIPAFSVLCVVLMLVSHYRLIRAMNNIGEYIGTDIEISWLPNLDDLMMGYARNFRPGIGGPPVNVAMAIEVASIDHISEVNMEYTMTVFLRQSWRDERLTYNHTNKTLGLDSRFVDKLWLPDTFIVNAKSAWFHDVTVENKLIRLQPDGVILYSIRITSTVACDMDLTKYPMDEQECMLELESYGYSSEDIVYHWSESQEHIHGLDKLELSQFTITDYRFNTEMMNFKKAGRFPRLRLHFQLRRNRGVYIIQSYVPSILLVAMSWVSFWISQSAVPARVSLGITTVLTMTTLMVSARSSLPRASSIKALDVYFWICYVFVFAALVEYAFAHFSADYMRKQRAKTKSNKSSTERKSKASARIQFHILCCEVRALF